CCGGCTAGTTCACGTTGGCGGGAGTCTCGACTTCCGTCACGCCCTCGAAGATGTCCTGGAGCGCGGGCCAGGTCCACAGACCTAGGCCTGAGCGACCGCGCTCGGGTGGACCGGTCAGCCTCGGGACTTTGGATAGGGGAGCCGCGCGAACGCCTCGCTAGTAGCGTTCGCTCTACGCTCGTCGAGGGCGATAGCGTAGAGCGCCTGCACTAGTCCCTCAAACACGACGGGCCGAGACTCGGGCCGCAGGCCGAACGCCGCCACTAACTGGTCTGTCTTTTCGAGGAAAGGCGGTCTCTCCGACTCCTCAAGCAGAGCCTCGGAAGACGAGAGGTGGTCGTCGGCGTGCGGTGATTCTGCTTCGATCCGCGTGAACTTCGACGGCTCAGCCATCGCCGACGATCTCCATCAGCGCCTTCGACCACAGCTCCAGCGCGGCTCGCTTCTCGGCAGCCGCCTCGCTCTTGTCGTAGATCCGCTCGAGGCCGACACGCGCGTGCCCGAGCACGGCTTCGGCGACGTGCGGCGCGACGCGCAGCTCGGTGAGTCGCGTGCGTGCCGTCATGCGGAGGTCGTGCACGCGGAAGTGCGGCAGCTCCAGGCTGGCGTCGCGCCGCAGCACGATCGCGGCTGCGTCACGCAGTGCGTCGCTCGCGCGCGTGAAGCCCGAGATGGGCGAGCGCCCGAACGTGTTCGTGAACATGAAGTCACCTCGTCGGAACCGCGGTAGCGCGGTCACGACGCGCCACGCAGCCTCAGAGAGTGGGATGAGCTGGCCGCGCCGGCTCTTGTGGCGCTCGGGTGAAATCCGCGTAGGCCGAGATGTGCCCCGGCGACGCGGTAGCGAAGCCCGTCCAGCCCGCCCCGCTGAGTGGACACGGAGGGGTGTCACAGAGGGGGTTTTCCGGATCTCCGGCGCCCGCGGTCGTGAACATCTCGCTCGAACCACCGGTGACTGAAACCGAGCCACCCGGCCCGGCGGTGGGCACGAGCTCGGAGCGGTGAGGAGTCACACCGTCGTCCCCCGAGGTATACCCGCCGCCGCTGGCGCTCGCGGATGGGGCCGCTGCGCTCGGAAGCGGGTTGGCGACCGCAGCCAGGACCCACGATGCCAAGGCGAGACGACGCGCGATCACGCGGAGCCCCTTTTTCATGAGCGGAGCTTGATCTTCGCCATCCAAAGCATGACTCAGGGAGACATCGTAAATCAGTGACTGGGGGTCGGGTCAATCTCGAAATTCGCCGATCCGTGCCAGCGCAAGGCCAGTGCCTGAGGAGCTCGAAAGTGACGAGACTCCGAGGCTCTGAGTCGCGCGCCGACTCCGAGTCGCCACCCTGTGTCGGTCAGGTCGCGCTGGCGAGGACGCGGTCGGCGAGAGCCTGGGTCTCGCGCAGAAGCTTCTCGTTCGCGCGCTGCACCTGGCTCGGGATCGTGAACGTGTCGACGAGCACGCCGATCAGGAAGCCGCCCAGCGTGCACAGGTAGAACAGGCCCATGAGCGGGCGGTTGAGATAGAACTTGTGCGCGCCGAAGCCGCCGAGGAAGAGCCACCAGAGATAGGCCGTGCCGGTGCTCTTGAGCGGGACGACGTAAGTCGGTCGGGCCATGGGGATCTCCTCTCTGCCCCTGTGCGACCTTCCGGCGGGAAATCTTGAGTCCCTGCAGACGTCGAGCGACTCGACTACGCTTGGGACCCGAGGGAAGATGGTCGACCAGGCACCCGAAGAGACTCGCCGGCTGCCGCGGGGCTGGCTGCCGGCGCCGGCGATCCAGGCGACGGCGGCGCTGCACCTCGGAGGTGCGCTGGCGCTGGCGTTGGCGCGCACCGATTGGCGCTGGGTCGCGGGCGCGCTGCTCGCGAACCACGGGCTGATCCTCGCGGCGACGCTCGCGCCGCGCAGCCGCGTGCTCGGGCCCAACGTGGTGCGGCTGCCGGAGGCGAGCGCGGCGCGGCGCGAGGTGGCGCTCACCTTCGACGACGGGCCCGATCCCGAGGTGACTCCGCGCGTGCTCGACATTCTGGACCGGCACGGCGCGCTGGCGAGCTTCTTCTGCATCGGCGAGCGCGTGGCGGCGCAGCCGGAGCTGGTGCGCGAGATCGTCGCGCGCGGCCACGCCGTCGAGAGTCACAGCCAGACCCACTCACTGGCGTTCGCGGCCTTCGGCCCGGGACGGCTGCGGCGCGAGGTCGCGCAGGCTCAGGCCGCGATCACCGGCGCCGCGGGCGTCGCGCCCGCGTTCTTCCGCGCGCCCTACGGACCGCGCAGCCCCATGCTCGATCTGGTGCTGGCGCGCGCGGGACTCACCTATGTCTCGTGGCAGCGGCGCGGCTACGACTCGGTGGACCCCGATCCCGAACGGGTGTTCCGCCGGCTGGCCGACCCGCTGCGCGCGGGCGACGTGCTCTTGCTCCACGACGGCTCGACCGCGGCGCGGCGGCGCTTCGAGCCCACGGTGCTGCGCGCGCTGCCGCGGCTCTTGCGCCACTTCCAGGAGCACGGCCTCCGGCCAGTCACCCTGCGCGCGGCGTTCGGCGTTGCCCACGCCGCCTGACGCGTGGGTCGATGCGGTGGCGCGGCGCTACGCTCCGGCCGGCCGCTTCGCCCGGGCGTATGCGCGCGCCAAGCTGCGGCGTGACCCGATCTTCGCGGCGCTGCTGCGCCAGGGCCTCTTGCCCGAGTCCGGGCGGCTCCTGGACGCGGGCTGCGGCCAGGGCATGCTGCTCACCGCGCTGGCGGTGACTCGCGAGCCCGAGGTCAGCGCGCGCTGGCCGGCCGACTGGCCGAAGCCGCCCGCGGCGCTCGAGCTCACGGGCATCGAGCGCGACCCCAAGGACGCCGAGCGCGCGCGCGCGGCGCTGCGCGGAGCAGGCCGCATCGTGACCGCCGACCTGCGCGAGGCGATCCTGCCGCGCAGCGACGTGGTCGCGCTGGTCGACGTGATCCACTATCTCGAGCCGGCCGCGCAGGAGACACTGCTGCGCCGCGTGTGCGCTGCGCTCGCGCCCGGCGGTCTGCTCCTGCTGCGCATCTGCGATGCCGACGCCGGCGTGCGCGCGGTGCTGACGCGCGCGGGCGACCACCTCGGCGTGTTCACCCGGCGCGGGCGGGTGGGGCGGCTGCACCTGCGCAGCGCCGCCGCGTGGAGCGCGCTCTTGCGTGGCGCCGGTCTTGCGGTCGAGGCGGTGCCGATGGCCGAGGGCACGCCGTTCGCGAACGTGCTCCTGCTCGGCCGCGCGAATCCAGCGGGCAGCCGC
The Myxococcota bacterium genome window above contains:
- a CDS encoding tyrosine-type recombinase/integrase, which translates into the protein MARFQSPVVRARCSRPRAPEIRKTPSVTPLRVHSAGRAGRASLPRRRGTSRPTRISPERHKSRRGQLIPLSEAAWRVVTALPRFRRGDFMFTNTFGRSPISGFTRASDALRDAAAIVLRRDASLELPHFRVHDLRMTARTRLTELRVAPHVAEAVLGHARVGLERIYDKSEAAAEKRAALELWSKALMEIVGDG
- a CDS encoding TM2 domain-containing protein, whose translation is MARPTYVVPLKSTGTAYLWWLFLGGFGAHKFYLNRPLMGLFYLCTLGGFLIGVLVDTFTIPSQVQRANEKLLRETQALADRVLASAT
- a CDS encoding polysaccharide deacetylase family protein, which gives rise to MVDQAPEETRRLPRGWLPAPAIQATAALHLGGALALALARTDWRWVAGALLANHGLILAATLAPRSRVLGPNVVRLPEASAARREVALTFDDGPDPEVTPRVLDILDRHGALASFFCIGERVAAQPELVREIVARGHAVESHSQTHSLAFAAFGPGRLRREVAQAQAAITGAAGVAPAFFRAPYGPRSPMLDLVLARAGLTYVSWQRRGYDSVDPDPERVFRRLADPLRAGDVLLLHDGSTAARRRFEPTVLRALPRLLRHFQEHGLRPVTLRAAFGVAHAA
- a CDS encoding class I SAM-dependent methyltransferase, producing MPTPPDAWVDAVARRYAPAGRFARAYARAKLRRDPIFAALLRQGLLPESGRLLDAGCGQGMLLTALAVTREPEVSARWPADWPKPPAALELTGIERDPKDAERARAALRGAGRIVTADLREAILPRSDVVALVDVIHYLEPAAQETLLRRVCAALAPGGLLLLRICDADAGVRAVLTRAGDHLGVFTRRGRVGRLHLRSAAAWSALLRGAGLAVEAVPMAEGTPFANVLLLGRANPAGSRAP